The sequence below is a genomic window from Tachyglossus aculeatus isolate mTacAcu1 chromosome X1, mTacAcu1.pri, whole genome shotgun sequence.
aaataaaatggcagatgtgtacattcatccaatcatatgtattgagcgcttactgtgtgcagagcactgcgttattagaacccaggtccctgtgattcccgatgctctatcccctaggcaatGCTGTATCTCTGGTGCTTCTCCGcctctctgtgtgctctgcagacagtaggcgttcagtaagtatgattgagtgaatgaatgaatgctgaaatcaatccatcgtatttattgagcgcgtactgtgtgcagagcactgtactaagcgcttgggaagtgaaagcCAGCAGTGgtcgagggggaggggggaatttaTCCCTTTCCAACCTTTCCGCCACTTTTCCGTAGCCGCAGGGGGTCCTCCGCCCCACTCCCGGCCCTCATCCCTCCCAGCAGAATTCCCAAGTTGGGGGGGTGTAAGGGCTCATGTTGGGCCCAGCAGTTTGGGAAAACCGTCCGTCTTCCGCAGGCCTGAAGCAGCGGCGAGAGGTGGCAGGGAAAAGTGCCATCTTCGGGGGAGGACAGTTCATCCTGGAGGAGACGGACTGGTACCTGCTGAACCTTTTCCGGCTCTGGTGGCACTATGGGATCAGCTTTCTGCGGTTGCAGATGTGGGTGGAAGAGGTCATGGAGAAGTTCATGAGGTGGGGGCCCGCGGGGCTCGGTTGGGGGACGGGCGCGATGGGCGAGGGAGGACGCACGGGTAGAAAGGACATTTGGGGCCCCCCCAGGGCACGACGAGAATGGGGAGATAcgaaccgagaagcagcgtgactcggtggaaagagcccgggctttggagtcagaggtcatgggttcaaatcccggctctgcccgttgtcagctgtgtgactttgggcaagtcacatcgcttctctgggcctcagtgacctcatctggaaaatggggatcaagactgtgagccccacgtgggacaacctgatcatcttaagacgatgagcccactgttgggtagggactgtctctctatgttgccaacttgtacttcccaagcgcttagtacagtgctctgcacacagtaaacgctcagtaaatacgattgatgatcatgatgatcttgtaacctcccccagcgcttagaacagtgcacatagtaagcacttagtaaatgctgttattattattattattattattaaccaaggcAAGGGGTtttagggaggaggggaggcgttTGGGGTTGGCCTGCCCAAAGTACAGCAGGTTGAGACGGGGTGGGGCCCACTTATATCTGGAAAGGGTAAGAATTTCCATTGGCCTAGGAATTCTTCTAGctgattgtacgctcccaagcgctcagtacagtggtctatactcagtgctcactaaataggactgaatgagcacagtgagcacttcatcatcatcatcatcatcaatcgtatttattgagcacttactatgtgcagagcactgtactaagcgcttgggaagtacaaattggcaacacatagagacagtccctacccaacagtgggctcacagtctaaaagggggagacagaaaacaaaaccaaacatactaacaaaataaaagaaatagaatagatatgtacaaataaaataaataaatagagtaaaaaatatgtacaaacatatatacatatatacaggtgctgtggggaagggaaggaggtaagtcagccagtcgtatttattgagcgcttactgtgtgcacagaggacaaaataacagtataacagacacattccctgcccacattgggtttacagtctgggtccggggggagacagatattaaaataaatagaatgacagaTCAGgacgtaagtgctgcagggctgggaggggagatgaataaaaggagcaagtcagggcgatgcagaagggagtgggggagaagaggaaaggagggtgtagtcagggaaggcctcttggaggagatgggccttcagtaaggctttgagggagggtGGGTTGGCGTGGGTGCCGGCCTCGGGCATGGAGCTGGGCGTCCTGGATGGGTGGCACCGCCCCACAGGGTGCTCTCTGCCCCCACCCGGCCCCCGAGCCATCGCCCACTTCCTTGTGGCCCACTTCCTTAAATACCGATAGGACCCAGCACGTGCTGGCTTTCTGTTGTGGGCACTGCCACCCTTGCCCCTCAgcggtgtgagccccttgtccccctgtcgtGCCTCCCCCTGTCCGTCCACGCCAGGATCTATAAGTACCAGGCCCACGGGTACGCCTTCTCCCGGGTGGAGGAGCTTCTGCGCGCCCTGGGCGGGGACACCTTCGTCAACATGACCCAGCGCCCGGTGGCCGAGGCGCTGCTGGAGTTGGGCGTCACGCAGCGCTTCATCGACGACGTCATCGCCGCCGTCctgcgggccggggccgggcagtCCGTGACCATGCCCGCCTTTGCCGGTGAGCCCCCGGTCCCTCGCCGCGTCTCTCCGGCCGCCAGTCGGGCCCTGTCCCCCGGGTCGCCGGTCCTGGCGAGGAGTGCCCCACTGACCGGCCGGGTCCCTGAGGAAGCGGGAGCGGAGGTCTCCCGGGGCGGGTGGGGCCTTAGCTCCCGGGATGCTTGGGAGGTGCCAGcgtcgccccttccttcctttccccctcgtccccctctccatcccccccatcttacctccttcccttccccacagcacctgtatatatgtttgtccatatttattactcgattgatttattttacttgtacctatctattctatttattttatttcgttagtatgtttggttttgttctctgtctcccccttttagactgtgagcccactgttgggtagggactgtctctatatgttgccaatttgtacttcccaagcgcttagtacagtgctctgcacatagtaagcgctcaataaatacggttgatgatgatgatgatgacaaaaattTCAACACCGCTCTGAAAACACACGAAGCATGTTTGTGAGGAATCGGAGGGCTGTCCGACTCTTCGCACACCTGCTCTGAGCTTCGAATTactggggctttgaaggtggacccctcatccccctccgcaCTCACGCACgcttttgtgagcagggaatctggtCCCCTCCCCAGAAAAGTCCTCCGAAGGACCCCGACTCTGCCTTGGTGCAGAGGACAGCCGCgtctctccctccgtctcctcAGGGGCCGTGTCTCTGGCGGGGGCGCAGGGCAACATGTGGGCCGTGGAAGGGGGAAACAAGCTGGTGTGTTCCGGCCTGCTGAAGCTCACCAAGGCCAACGTGATCAAAGCCAAGGTGACGGCCGTGGCTCTGCACAGCTCGGGTGAGTCCGTCGGGGCCCGTCCCCTCCTGCGCCCGTGagagcttcccggaggaggtgggcaggggtgggcgGCTAGAAGTCCACAGTACCGTCCCTAGCCCAAGAGGACACCTCCTTGGAGCGTCGCCCCGCCTCTTTCAAGGGCGGATATGCTGGAGGTCTCTCGCATTTGTTTCTAAATCGGCCAATCTTTGGACTCCGGGAATCCCCGCGGCCCAAAGACGACACCTGCTCGGCAGCCTTCCGGGGGCCGGGAGTTGGGGAAGCCGTCTGGTAGGTAGGAGCTTTGAGGAGAGGTGGCTGTTTGGCGTGAAGAGAGGGCCAGTGAGCGACTCCTTGGAAAAgggcggggtggaggggttggAATCCAGAATCGGAAATGGGATGGGGGACGGGGAGTGGTGTGGGGtcgatggccttcccagactgagccctctcctcctcctccccctccccccccgccttacctccttcccctccccacagcatctgtatatatgtttgtacatatttattaccctgttttacttgtacatgtttattctatttattttatttggtttctatgttttgttttgttgtctgtctcccgcttccagactgtgagcccgctgttgggtagggaccgtctctatgtgttgccaacttcccaagcgcttagtccagtgccctgcacacagtaagcgctcaataaatacgatcgaatgaatgaatgatgggcggGCTGACGGTCCGGGATGGGGACGGATGTCGGTAGGTCAGAGCCGGCGTTGGGGTCAGTCCCGCTCCTCTATACTGGAGGCCCGGGGAGGCCCAGAAAGCCAGAAGAAAGCTGGAAGGGCCCTCCCTGCCCAAGGTTGGCCTGTTTCTTCCACGGCCGGCCCCTTGAGAACTGTGGTGTTCCCTAGGGGCGGAGAACGAagcgggaaggggaagagggaagtggtTGACCTCtgccccgtcccctctccccgcAGAAGGACGGCCCCTGTACCAGGTGAGGTACGAAAGCGAGGCCGGCCCCGGCTCCCAGCTGTACGACATGGTGGTCGTCGCTACCGCCCTGTACCCGGGCAGCGACGGCAACATTTCCTTCCCGGGGTTCGACCCCCCCATCCCCGAGTTCCTGGGCTCCTTCCAACCCACGGTCACCTCCTTGGTCCACGGCTACCTCAACTCCTCCTACTtcggcttccccgaccccaagctGTTCCCCTTCGCCAGCGTCCTGGCCGCCGACTCCCCGTCCCTCTTCTTCCGATCCCTGGACAACGTGTGCCCTGTGAACGTGTCGGCCGCGTTCCGGCGGAAGCAGCCCCAGGAGGCCGCGATCTGGCGGGTCCTGTCGCCCCGGGCCCTGGAGCGGCCCCAGCTGAAGGCCCTGTTCCGCTCCTACTATTCGGTCCAGACGGCGGAGTGGCAGGCCCACCCCCGCTACGGCTCCCAGCCCGCCCTGCCCGCCTTCGCCCTCCACGACCAACTCTTCTACCTCAACGGGCTGGAGTGGGCCGCCAGCTCGGCGGAGATGGGGGCGGTGGCCGCCAAGAACGTGGCCCTCCTGGCTTACAACCGCTGGTACCAGGACCCGGATAAGATCGACCAGAAGGACTTACTGCACAAGGTGAAGACGGAACTGTGAGGGCCGCGGAATAAGGTCACGAGCCACGGCTGCGGCCACTGATGTCTCCGCTCTTTGTCCCCGTCCCGCAGCCGGGCGTGTGCCCGCGGTATCCTTGATCTCTCCCCTCGAAGGCCGACTGTGAGACCCCGTCGGTCGCCGCGGCCCCGAGCGAAAACCACGCGGGGCGGGCACGGTGGGGGACCGGGGTGCCCCGGGCCGGGTCCGTGGGTGTCTTGTGACTGTCTTCCCATCCGTGTCCCGGGAGGACGGGGTGGGCAGCAGCAACAGGTTGAATAAAAATGGAAATCCCCCCCACTGGGCCGCACGTGGGCCTCGGTCCCGGGCTCCTGGCTGGGGGACACAGGGCTCTGTGATTCGTGCTTTGATCGCGGCCGGTTCCGGAACCGTGGGTCctggccggtggcagaaccggctCCGGGAACCCCGCTGCCGCTGAACCccggcgggtgggcagagggtcgGCGACATGGGGCAACTGAGCCCTGCCCTAGTCTCGGGACAAGGGGGAAGATTTTGTTTCGCATCAGCCCTTGAGGAGGGAAAGAACAGCTAGTTATGCGCTTTGTGCCCCCCATCCCAGAGGGCCAGGGGTCGCAGGAGGAAGGTCTTCCTGTCTTAGTGTGGTGGGCAAACCCTGCGGAACGTGACCCCTGCTAAGCCAGGTAACGGAGAGGTTGTTTCAGCTCCCTACAGGAAGGTCGGCCTTGCAACCCTTCATCAAGGATGTGCCAGAGCACATCCTTGATGAAGGGTTGCAAGGCCGACCTCTAGGCCATGGCTCCCAGGTCTAGTCGGGGGAGTGGGGGCACAGGGAGGACTCTGGCCCCCCGTCAGCGGGGCGGGATGGTCCCGTTGTGTCTGCGCGGAGGATCATGAGaaaaggcgtggctcagtggaaagagcgtgggctttggagtcagaggccatgggttcgaatcccgactccgccacatgtctgctgtgtgacattgggtaagtcacttaacttctccgtgcctcagttctctcatctgtaaaatggggattaagactgtgagccccacgtgggacaacctgattagtaagtgcttaacaaatgccattattattattattgttattattgtgtgccACCCTCTGTGTGGGTGGGAGGTGAAGGCCGGCTGGTGCCCAGTAAGGAACGGGTGGCAACTCCTCAGGGCAAGCCTGATCAGGGCTAGAGTGATTAGATACAAACCGTTCTCAGTGGAGTTAGGTTTTTGGATGACATCAGTGGGTAGGGTTTTTGAGTCTAACTTTCTTCCTACAGTGATGCTGAATTAGATCATTTTTCGAATTTCCtagcacagacttgcccaagccacAAAAAGCAAGCAGTCCTTCCTGTGCACAGCACAAAGGAACTCAactgctctagagaagcagcgtggctcattgaaaattgagcccgggctttggagtcagaggacatgggttcaaatcccggctccgccaattgtcagctgtgtgactttgggcaagtctctcgacttctccgtgcctcagttacctcatctgtaaaatggggattaagactgtgagccccacgtggggcaacctgatcatcttgtatccccaccccagcgcttagaacagtgcttggcacatagtaagcacttagatgccatcattattattaaaatacaacaatgaacagttgatgggacaacctcatcaccttgtaacctccccagcgcttagaacagtgctttgcacatagtaagcgctcagtaaatgccatcattattataggctgGCCAAATGAACTAATAAATAGGGAAgcatccccaccccagcgcttaggacagtgcttggcacctagtaagcactaacagatgccatcattattattaaaatgcagtGAACAGTtgatgggacaacctcgtcaccttgtaacctccccagcgcttagaacagtgctttgcacgtagtaagtgctcaataaatgccatcattattataggctgGCCAAAGGAACtaataaatagggaagcagcatggcctagcggaaagaacacaggttctaatcccgtctctgccatttacctgctgtgtgaccttagacaagtcaacttctccgtgcctcagtttcctcaactgtaaaagctCAGCTTTAGGCCAAATAGAGCTGGGTTGCTGAAGCTGTAGCTCCCCATGGCGAGGCTCCCCATTTCTGTCATTGCTGGGTTGGCTAGGCAAGCCCTTGGATGGGAGTTGGGGATTTCTCACGCGAGTGAAAAAACTTACCGGGCCTACACCAGCTCCGGGGACAGGTAGATGGCCGAGATCCTCCTCTCACCTGCTTAAAGAGGCCCAGGGAAACCCCTGATCGTGGCTCAGGCAGGAGAGGGTTAGGGCGGCGTCTTCCCCGGGCATCTATGCCCAGAGGGTGCAACAGTGCCTGGTCTGCTGACTGTCAACGCTGTGGCCACCCCGGCTCAGCATggggcccctgtccccctcccttgCACTCTTgatgcgcttagtacggtgctgtgcacacagtaagcgctcaataaatatgattgaatgaatgaatgatgcaagcAGAAGTAGGCATGGGACTGTGGGCCAGGACCATGGTGGGTTGGCGCGCAGATTTTATTTTCCGGCGGGGAAAGAATACCACCAgacagaatgggagggggagagtaatggaAGCCTAGTTGTCGGTACCACATCCGCTCCgggcaccctcattcattcattcattcattcaatcgtatttattgagcacttactgtgtgcagagcactgtactaagcgcttgggaagcccaggttggcaacatatagagacgctccctatccaacagtgggctcacagtctagaagggggagacctcagAGCAGGTGGCGGCGGGGCGCAGGGGACAGGCAGAGCAGCAGCTGGTGACACCAACAGCTTCTGTGCTCGGCCAGAAACAGATGTTTctccagacattccctgcccgggcGGCGCTCCAAGGAGGGATGGAGTTGGCTCTGGTCTCTGAAGGGGGACgcggctgcttctccttgtgccaCGGGGGTCTTGAAGTGGGGAACGGATCCCGCTGATGTCAGGTGAGCCCACAGGTAGGTGGAGGGGATGGTGCCCCTGGGTCCTGTGCAGTCTAGCCTGCAGCTGAAGCTTGattaggggaaggggaaggaaatctAGCTGCCTAACTTTCTGTGCCGGAGTTacgggagagggagtcagagcgTGGGAGGCTTGGGCCTTCAGGCCGGACCTAGGCCGGCAAACAATCCCAAAAAAGGCTGGGGCCTAAATTTATATAGCTAAGGGAGGTGGATTCTGGGTGCTGAACGTGGGCTTGGGTAGGCCCGAGCCTGGACTTGGGGGGGGCTGTTGTTTCTGGGGCATTTAGTGAggggaggctgtggggaggggttgagGCCTGGGTCTCTTTGCTGCTGTGGTGATGGGGTCCGAGGCGGGGACGATGTGGACCTGCCTGGGACCCTGTGGGCTCTGGTGACCTTTCCCATGGAGGGGAACATTCTGGGAGTTGGATAAGCAGAGCCTTGAAGAAGCCCTGGCCCAACAGCAGTGGCCACTGAAATGAAAGagttttttcccttccctctgccccagggTCTTTCACTGAGGGATCAGCAGCTACAGGCCACTAGCGACGGGCCTCCACTGACTGCCTCTGCATTTGGGACCCTGTCCCTCGGTTCTTAATTCTGGCCCTAGTGCCCTGAGCTCCTGGGGTTTCTTTTATTGGCCAAAGCATCCTCCCAGCTCAGAAAGAGGagggcaccatcatcatcaatcgtgtttattgagcgcttactgtgtgcagagcactgtactaagcgcttgggaagtacaagttggcaacatatacagtcccttcccaacagtgggctcacagtctaaaaggctgctCGTTCTCAGCACATTTGTGGCTCTCATACGTGGCTCGGCCAGGATAGTGGCAGAGCACAGATGATGGACAATGACCGAACCCGGGGGCCTGGTTTTTCCAGGCTTCTcagtctctcttccctttctcccagaTTTCCCTCCCAACAAGGTGCAGGCCTCTCTCTTCTGGGAGGCCTGcatgcctctctctccccaacttcctttcccagtgagtatttccctctctcctgccagCGGCTGCTACTGTGGGATCTTCCTGAGCCCCACTCCGAGCCCAAACCGGTCAGGAGGGCCGTCCCTTGCCACTGCTGTTCAGTCTGGTTCTGTGAGGACTGGCAGTCGTGAGACACACAGCAGGGCCCTTCCCACGGGCTCTCCCTCGGCCCTGGCATCTCCCCAGCCCTGGCACCAGCCTAGCCCCGCTGTGCCAGCCTGGATCGGGGAAAAAAGCAGCTTCTCTGATTCTTGGGGGGCTAGCCAAACCATTCCCAGGACGGTGGAGCTCGGTGGGCTAGTCTGGGTTTAagccacgcagagaagcagcgtggctcagtggaaagagcccggtttggagtcagaggtcatgggttcaaatcctggctccaccactcatcagctgggtgactttgggcaagtcacttcacttctctgggcctcatctgtaaaatggggattaagcctgtgagccccaccccgagacagcctgatcaccttgtaacctccccagcgcttagaacggtgctctgcacatagtaagcgcttaacaaatgccatcattatcattaaaatacAACACGAAACAGatgatgggacaacctcatcaccttgtaacgtccccagcgcttaataaatgctattattattattaagggtaaaCTTTAGGTGCTGTTGGAATGGGTGGCCACCAATGAGTCCTTGATCCTTCCTGGCCTCTCCGGGGTCTCTAGTGTGGGGATGGTCTGAGGACCAGGGACAAGCAGACACCCTCACCCTCCCGATCTAAGTGCCCACCCTCAGGGGCTGGTGTGCGGCCTGTTGGAGAGTTTTTTGGGCCGCTCCTATGGTATTTCCCCCCGTCGGGCTAATGCCGAGAGTGGCCATTCCCCAGCTTCCGTCCATCCCGCCTCCATCAGAGCTAAGAGTCGGAGCGGACGgatggggagctggggtggggtggtgtGGGGGGACGGCGGCTCTCAGAAGATGCAGGTGCAGCCCACGGCGACGGTCTCCATGACGGTCTGGAGTTCCCTGCGACAGGGCCGGGGCCGCTTCCTCTGGGCCTGAGCCGGGGCCGCCCCTGCCCCCCGAGGGGCCTGGCAGAGCCGACGCCGGACGGGAATCTTGCTGTAGATGGGGACGCTCACCATGGAGCGGTCTTCCTGCCGGGTGAAGGGGTTGATGCAGCCGTGGCACAGGCAGCGGGCCTCGGGAAGGTCCGCGGGGATGCGGCCGGGGTCGTGGTTTATGCTGCGCCGGTGGGAaccggggtggagggggagagagcgtggCAGGGGGCGGTTTGCTCGctgccccttccacccccacaccctcccagCTTCAATATCCTGGGATGGACGAGCCCAatcacgtaggaagcgcttaacagataccatcattattaaatggctgtgtgtgtgtgtttgtgtataaaaGGGGGAGTGTGTAGAGGTAGGTGTAAAAGGAGGTATGTGGTGGGTAAGAGTGTGTAAAATCTGGACAGAAATCCCCCCTAGATTCACAGGGGCTGccgtacttctagactgtgagcccactgttgggtaaggaccgtctctataggttgccaacttggacttaccaagcgcttagtacagggctctgcacacagtaagcgctcagtaaatacgactgaatgaatgaatagaggtggGTGTAAAAGGAGGGATGTGAGTGGGTAAGAGTGTGTAAAATCTGGACAGAAATCCCCCCTAGATTCACAGGGGCTGCCGTActactcgactgtgagcccactgttgggtaggtaccgtctctatatgttgccttggacttcccaagcgcttagtacagagctctgcacacagtaagcgctcaataaatacgattgaatgaatggaggtgggtGTAAAAGGAGGTACGTGAGTGGGTAAGAGTGTGTAAAATCTGGACAGAAATCCCCCCAAATCCGCCCTGGATTCACggggtacttctagactgtgagcccgtcgttgggtagggactgtctctatctgtggctgactcggacttcccaagcacttagtccagtgctctgcacacagtaaacaaagtgtggctcagtggaaagagcccgggctttggagtcaaaggtcatgggttcaaatcctggctccaccacttgtcagctgtgtgactttgggcaaatcgcttcacttctctgggcctcagttacctcctctggaaaatggggattaagactgtgagccccccgtgggacaacctgatcactttgtaacctccccggtgcttagaacagtgctttgcacatagtaagtacttaataaatgccattattattattgagaaatacgaatgaatgaatgcaatgaatcatcctggggttggggtgagCTTACTGCTGGACTGACTCTGTCCTaactggaggtgg
It includes:
- the PCYOX1L gene encoding prenylcysteine oxidase-like, with protein sequence MALSCLLLAALAASPSLASSGEAPPDRIAVVGAGIGGSAVAHFLQQHFGPRVPIDVYEKGSVGGRLATITVNKQQYESGGASFHSLNLHMQDFLKVLGLKQRREVAGKSAIFGGGQFILEETDWYLLNLFRLWWHYGISFLRLQMWVEEVMEKFMRIYKYQAHGYAFSRVEELLRALGGDTFVNMTQRPVAEALLELGVTQRFIDDVIAAVLRAGAGQSVTMPAFAGAVSLAGAQGNMWAVEGGNKLVCSGLLKLTKANVIKAKVTAVALHSSEGRPLYQVRYESEAGPGSQLYDMVVVATALYPGSDGNISFPGFDPPIPEFLGSFQPTVTSLVHGYLNSSYFGFPDPKLFPFASVLAADSPSLFFRSLDNVCPVNVSAAFRRKQPQEAAIWRVLSPRALERPQLKALFRSYYSVQTAEWQAHPRYGSQPALPAFALHDQLFYLNGLEWAASSAEMGAVAAKNVALLAYNRWYQDPDKIDQKDLLHKVKTEL